The Flavobacteriales bacterium genomic sequence TGAGCATCGGTGTGATCACCGTGTTCATGGGATACAAAGCGACATCCGTTCAGCTGTCGTACGAGTTTGCCAGTCTGCTTCCCAAAGACGATACCACCAGCATTGAATACCAACGGTTCAAGGACCTGTTCGGGGAAGACGGCAATGTACTCGTGATCGGTGTTCAGAATGACCACATGTATGACCTGGCCAATTACCAGGCATGGTATGATCTGGGTGAGACACTGCGGGAAACAGACGGCATTGAGGAAGTGGTATCCATCTCCCGTTTGTATACCATTACCAAGAATGAGGAGAAAAAGAAGTTCGAGTTCAAGCCATTGGTTGCTCACAGGCCCGAGACCCAGGCTGAAGTGGACAGCATCAAGGAAGCCATTCACAACCTGCCTTTTTACGAAGACATCCTGTACCGGAAGAATGGTGCCACATTGATGGCCATCACCCTGGATCGCAACCAACTGAACAGCAAGTCCCGCATCACCCTCGTGGATAACATCGTGAAGCATGCTCAGGCCTTTGAGAACAATCGGAACATCAAGGTTCACTACTCCGGTCTGCCTTTCATCCGAACCGCCATCACGGCCAAGGTGAAGAAAGAGCTTAACCTGTTCCTTTTCCTGGCCATCGGTGTAACCGCTACCATCCTGTTCCTGTTTTTCCGTTCCATCATGCCCGTGGTCTTTTCCATGCTGGTGGTGATCATCGGTGTAGTATGGTCTTTCGGAACCATCGGACTGCTGGGATACAAGATTACCATTCTTACAGGTCTGATTCCGCCCTTGATCATTGTGATCGGCATACCCAACTGCATTTTCCTGCTCAATACCTACCACAGGGAATACAAGAAACACGGAAACCAGATCACAGGTCTCAGCCGCGTTATCCGCAAGATAGGATCCGCCATCCTGATGACCAATGTGACCACCGCCTGCGGATTCGCTACCTTCTCCATCACCGAAAGTTCTGTGTTGAAGGAATTCGGAATTGTGGCGTCTACCAACATCATGATGATTTTCCTTCTCTCCCTGCTGATGATCCCCACGATCTTCAGTTACCTGAAACCGCCGGAGGAGAAGCACACCAAACACCTTGACAACCGAAGGGTGAAGACATTCGTGGAGAGACTGATCCTGCTTATCAGCAAGCGCCGTGCTTTTGTTTACGGTTTTACATTTTCGCTGCTGGTGGTTGTGGTGATCGGAATCACCAAAATGCATACGACCGGGAACATTGTGGATGACCTTCCCAAGGACGATCCGGTATATGTGGATCTGAAATTCTTCGAAGAACATTTCAGCGGTGTGATGCCCTTTGAAGTTTACATTGATACCGGCAAAAAGAAGGGTGTGATGCAGTTGAACAAGATGAAGAAAATCGAGCAACTGCAGAAACTGATCGCTTCGTATCCGGAATTCTCAAGACCTCTTTCGGTGGTGGATGTGGTGAAGTTTTCGAAACAGGCGTATTACAACGGCAACCCGAAAATGTTCGCTCTGCCCACGGGCGACAGCGAGATGAGCTTCATCGCCAAATATGCTCCCAAGGACTCTGCGGGTTCGAATCCGCTGAAATCCTTCATTGACAGCACACGGCAGATCACCCGCGTAAGTGCACAAATGGCCGATATCGGAACCACTCAGATCAAGCGTATCCGCGACGACATCCGCCCGAAGATCGATTCCATCTTCGATCCCAGCAAGTATAAAGTGGTGCTTACCGGTACCAGCATCGTTTTTCTCAAAGGCACCGATTACCTGGTCAACAGCCTCTTCGTAAGTGTGACTCTGGCCGTATTGCTGATCTCCTTCTTCATGGCTTTGTTGTTCCGTTCCTTCAGGATGGTACTCATTTCCCTTGTGCCCAACATGATCCCGTTGTTGCTGACAGCCGCCCTCATGGGTTATCTCGACATCGCCATCAAACCTTCTACTGTACTTGTATTCAGCATTGCTTTCGGAATTTCGGTGGATGATACCATTCACTTCCTGGCAAAATACCGGCAGGAGCTGAAGATCTATGACGGCAACATCAAACAATCGGTACTCGCCGCGTTACGCGATGTAGGCGTTAGCATGATGTATACGTCCATTATCCTGTTCTTCGGCTTCGGTATCTTTGCTGCTTCAAAGTTTGGCGGTACCATGGCACTGGGTGTGTTGATCGCCATCACCCTGCTGATCGCCATGTTCTCTAACCTGATTCTTCTACCATCCTTGTTGCTTTCACTCGATAAAGCCATCACATCCAAAGCTTTCAGGGAAGAACCGTTTATCGAGATCTACGACGAAGAGGAAGACATTGATCTGAATGAATTGACCATCCATCGCTTTTCTGGAGAGCAGGAAACAAGCAGGGAAGCCAGGGCTGGTGAATCGTAACATTTCTGCATGCCAATAGCCGGCATACAGCTACATAAGCCCACAAAATGAAAGGAATTATACTTGCCGGAGGTTCCGGTACCCGCCTTCATCCGCTGACCAAGGTCATCAGCAAACAACTGATGCCGGTATACGATAAACCCATGGTGTATTACCCGTTGAGCACACTGATGCTGGCAGGTATCCGTGATGTGCTTATTATTTCCACCCCACATGACATGCCCTTTTTCCAGCAACTTCTGGGAGATGGCTCACAATGGGGTTGCAATTTTGAGTACCGTGTGCAGGAAGTTCCGAACGGACTGGCACAGGCCTTCGTGATTGGTGCTGATTTCGTGGGTAACGATCCTGCGGCGCTGATCCTTGGCGACAATATTTTTTACGGCGCCGGCATGTCCAAAAAACTACAGGCCATGCAGCATCCCGACGGAGGGATCGTATTCGCCTACCATGTGTCAGACCCCGAAAGGTATGGGGTAGTGGAATTCGACGCGAACGGCGTGGCAGTGTCCATCGAAGAGAAACCTGCCAAACCCAAGTCGAGCTATGCGGTGCCCGGACTCTACTTCTACGACAACCGGGTGGTTGACATTGCCAAGAACCTGAAACCCAGTGCCCGCGGCGAATACGAGATCACAGATGTGAACAAGCAATACCTGGCCGATGGCAAACTCCAGGTGGCGGTGCTTGATCGCGGAACGGCATGGCTGGATACCGGCACCTTTGATTCCCTGATGCAGGCAGGTCAGTATGTGCAGGTGATAGAGAAACGCCAGGGGCTGAAAATCGGATGTGTGGAGGAAGTGGCATGGCGCATGAAATACATCAACGATGATGCGTTGGTACAACTGGCAGAACCGCTCACAAAAAGCGGTTACGGAACCTATCTCATGAAGTTGCTCAATGCCTGATACAAGCCCCATTTCGGATTGGCAAAAGGAGATCGCCATTGCCTGTGAACAATACCAACCCGGGGTAGAACCCGCAGGCTTGTACGAACCCATTCGTTACATTCTCGGACTGGGTGGCAAGCGGCTCAGACCCGTGCTCGTGCTGGCTGCATGTGACCTGATGGGTGGCAACCCGTATGATGCCATTGCGCCCGCACTCGGAATCGAACTCTTTCACAATTTCACCCTGATGCATGACGATATCATGGATCAGGCACCGCTCAGGCGTAACAAGGCCACCGTGCACGCGAGGTGGAATATCAATACAGCCATTCTTTCCGGTGACGCCATGCTGGTGAAAGCATACCAGCAATTTGAAGCATGTGCCCCGGAGGTCTATGGCAATGTCATGAAACTGTTTTCCAAAACTGCGTTGGAAGTATGCGAAGGACAACAGCTGGATATGGACTTTGAAGCCAGGGAAGACGTGGCGCTGGACGAATACATGCACATGATCCTCATGAAAACGGCAGTGTTACTCGCTGCCAGCTTGAAGATCGGTGCGTACGTGGCGGATGCGTCTGAAAGGGATGCAGATGCGCTGTACGAATTCGGCTTGTACAACGGACTGGCTTTTCAGCTGATGGACGACTGGCTGGATGTTTTTGGTGATAGCGGTGAAGTGGGGAAACAAGTGGGTGGAGATATCCTGGCCAACAAAAAAACATGGTTCTGGTTGTCTGTGTTGAAACACGGCACTGAGGAACAAAAAGCTTTGTTGAAAAAATGGTCTGCCATCCATGACCAACCCGATGAGAAGGTGGCCGTGATCCGTGATCTTTTTCTCAGCCTGTCCCTGGATCAGATGGGGCTCTCAGAAATGAAACGTTACCATCAGAAGGCTTTCCAGTCACTCGACTCCGTGTCCGTTCCCGATGAGCGGAAAGAACCCATGCGGAGTTACTTTTCTGCCCTGCTCAGCAGAACCAAATAAAAAAAGCCCCCCGTCATGCGACGGAAGGCTTTTCTGTTTTCATTCGGATTCTTCTTACAACCCTTTCACAAGACGAATGACTTTCTGCGCCTGTGTGTCTGTAGCGATCAAGCGTACCATGTACACGCCGTCGGGCAGACCAGCCAGACTGATCCTGTGTGTGCCGGATGGCAGGTTGCGTTTCACGATCACTGTCTCGCCGATCAGGTTGATCACTTCCATCTGAAGTGTACCCTTTCCTTCGATGCTCAGGTTCACCTGGTCACCGGCAGGGTTGGGGAAGAGCCTGAGGGCCACATCCTGTCCCACCTGTGCGATGCCTACATTCAGCACGGTCAGCGGAGAAGACTCGCCGGTACAACCGTTGGCGTCGGTCACCTTCACGGTGTACACGCCGTTCACATTCGGAACGTAAGTATCGTTGGTAGCACCGCTGATGAGTGCGCCGTCACGGAACCACTGATAGGTATGTGTTCCGGTGATGCCCGAAATGAACAGGGTACCGTTGACATCCTGTGTGATGGTAGGGGTCGGCAGCGGGTTCACGCTGATGGATGTGCTGGTGTTGCCCGTGCATCCGCCGCTGGCGGTTACCGTTACACTGTAAGTGGTATTGGCAGTCGGGTTCACAGTAACAGTCTGGGTGGTTGCACCTGTAGACCATTGGTAAGCGGTATATCCGCTACCGGCATCCATGTTCACCGCATCGCCTGCACACACCGTTGAATTGTCTGCGGAGATGGTCGGGTTCACACCGTTGGGATCCACGGTGGCCACCACTTCCACGCGCTCGCTCACGCATTCCTTCTCCTGGATCTCCCAGTCGTAGAAATAGTAGTAGTATCCATCCGAACCGGCATTGGTACCTGTGATGGACACCACACCGCCTACGTTGAGGGGGAAGGTACTGCCGGCATCATTCCGGTAGAGGTCCACGTCTGAAGGCGTGGTGGTCGGATCACCGGTACACTTGATGAAATAATTGGTACCGGGTTGCAGGTAGAAGTCGAGGGTCACACGGCTCTCACCCGCAGGGATGGTAACGGTTTTGGAAGCATATACCGGACCGGTATCACTGCCTTGCAGCACCTCGATCAGGCGGTCGCCTGCGGTGTTGGCATACACCTTCACGGTGCGCAGGTATACCGATGAAGTTACATCGAAGAACAAACCGCGCAGGTCATTGGCGGTGAAATAGCCACCCGTACCGATGGTGTTATCGGCCGGCCCGCCTTTCACCTTTGCCTTCTCATCCACGGCCTCCACCCAGTAACTGGTTGTGGAAGACACCGAAGGCGAGTATGGGCTGCCGGTGTACAGCAGGTTGCCCCCGTTGGCAGCGTCGTACCAATTGTACTTGTTACCGGAACCGGAAGCCGAAAGGTTCACCGTACCTGAGCCGCAGACCTGGTCGCCCTGAGTGGTGGGCGGACTGAGCAGGCTGATGGTCACATAAGACGTCTTGGTGTCGGTGTTTTGTCCATAGGCATTGGTAGCGGTCAGCTTCACGGTGAAGGTACCGCTGGCGGTATATGTGTGAGACGGGTTTTGTTGTGTGGAGGAAGCGCCGTCACCGAAATCCCATGCCCATGAAGTAGGGGCGAAGGTACTCTTGTCGGTGAACTGCACCTTGCCGTCGCAGCTGGCGGTTACGTCGGCCACGAAATCGGGTTCGGGGGCCACGTTGCACTGAACGGGATCACCCACACCCACTGCATACCATGCATTGGCGGTTTGCGCATATTCATTGGAGCAATCACCATAAAGATCTTTGGCTGCCTGCAATGAATAGTAGCGTGAATCAGCGTAGTTGGAGTTGGAACTCAGGTACACCGTCAGGTTGCGGAAGGCGATGTTTTCCGCTTTCTCACGGCCGATGCCCGTTACCTGGTATGCATTGCCGTTGTCGTTGGTTCCTGATTTTCCTTCCGACAGCAGGTAGTACCAATGGTTTTGTACACCGCTGTTGGTGTGTACACCGCCGTTGTCGTTCGAGCTGGTTTCCCAATAGGTTCCTTTATAGGTATCGGGGTTTGAATAGGTGTTCGGATTGCTCATGGAGCGGAAGGCACCGATGTCTTCAGCAATCAGGTAATCGCCGCGGCTGGGCGTAGCGTACCATTCCACCGCAGTTCCGAAGATGTCGCTGAAGGATTCGTTCAACGCACCGGATTCATTCTGGTACACGAGATTGGCGCTTTCGCTTGTGAGCCCGTGTGCCACTTCATGACAACCGATATCGATGGTGGTAAGTGGATCACCGTTGCCATCACCGTACCGCATGTACTGGCCGTTCCAGGAGGCATTGACCCATCCGTTGTCCCAGTGTACATAACCGAGCAGTTTGAAGCCGTTGCCATCAATGCTGTTGCGGTTGTGGCGTTTCTTCAGGTAATCGTACATCATTTCAGCGGCGAAGTGCGCGCTGGTGCCTGCATCATCCGCATTGGCGGTGGAGGTCCAGTTGTTATCGGAATCGGTGAAATCCACAGCGCCTCCGGTTGAAGTGCCATGCTGGGCGTTGTAGGTTTGGATACCGTTGCCACGCCCGGCTTCGCGCAGGCGGTAAGAGCCGTTGTAGCTGTCGGTGATGATGGTTTGTGTGCCGTCATAACGTGTCTTGGCTGTTCCGGTCGCATCCGCTGTATGGATGAGGTCGTTGCGGGCAATGATCTCTCCGGTTTGTGCATCCACATACAGTTCCCACCGGCCGTCGGGTTCCATGGCCCAGATGTTGTATTTGTAGGCCAGCCGGAAATCACCGGAAGAAGCGTCGAAGTTCGGCGCCACGATCCACAGTTCGGCTTTCGGGGAGAAGTCGAGTGTGGGATCTTCAAAAACCTTTCTCAGGTTTTCGATTTCCGTCTGGTCTTGCCAGATGTACTTGGTGGCACCGGCGAAGCCCAGGGCAGATTGGAGGGCCGAAGCTTCAGGCACCGAAGGGGTCACGTTGATGTTACCCAGGTCATAGTACAATCCGTTGATAGACCGCACGGTTCCATTAAGGACGTGCGCCCGGAATTCTCCACCCTGCACAGGAATGCCTTTGTACAACTGTTGGTACTTTTCGTGCTGGTATCCCATTGCATCCGGTTCGGTTTTCACCAACTGATAGGCATCGCTGGGTTTGGCTTGCACGGTGGAAAGGATGAGTTCCATTCCGGATTTGTTTGCGTGTCGCGCTGATGCGTCGTCGAAGCTGACGAACAAAGGTCTGCTGGATCGACTGGGATCCACGCGGACCACGGTCGCATCAGGGACAAGGGTTGCGGCAGCTTGCCCTGTGATCTCCTGGGCGTGAAGAAGGCCGGAGCTCATGGCAAGAATGCACAGGGATGCAATACATCCCGTGGGTATGCTTGTTTTCATAGCAAAACAGGTTAGTTAAAAATCACTCACTTGAGAAATGAAAAGACTCAACTGCAATTGTTGGGGGAGAATGCAAGAAAAAAATTTTTTCCCGGAAATCCTACATAGGCCCAATAAAATTTTGCCAGATCGATATAAACTTTACCCTTATTCTACAAGGTTCTGACAAGATTCTTCCAGGTCGGTGTGTACGAAGGTGAAACCGTCGGTCAAACATTTGGCGCAGGAAACGCTGCTTCCTTCAAGTACGATCACGGCTTTTCGTCCGAGTACTATCTTCAGCAGGAATGCCGGAACGGCCGGCAGGAAGTGAGGCTTGCCGGCAACTTTTGCCAGTGCACGGGAGAATTCGAGCTGGGTGGTCGGGTTCGGACTTGCCGCATTGTAGGTTCCATGGACGCGGGTGTTGTTGATGGGCCAGGATAGCATCCGGCATAGGTCGTCTATGTGAATCCACGGGAGTACCTGGCGGCCTGTGCCCAGTGCGGCACCCAGGCCCAGTTTTACAGGCTTGTACAACAACGGGAAAGCACCACCTTCTTTGCTCAGCACAACACCGATCCGGAAGATGGCGCTCCGGATGCCGAGGGAGGAAACCGTGGCGTGCGCTTCTTCCCATTGAACACAGCATTGTCCGAGAAACTTATCGGAAGGCGGATCGGTCTCCACGTGGTTGGCTTGCGGGTTTTCGGTAGGATAATAACCAACCGCTGATGCACCGATATACAGCGAAGGTTTGGAATCATTTGCCTTCAACGCTTCATATAAGGTAAGTGTGGCATTCACGCGGCTGTTGATCATCTCCTGTTGGTTGGCGTTGGTCCACCGGTTGTCAGATAAGCTTTTACCCGCAAGGTTAATGACCACATCGATGTTTGTTGTAGCATCCTGGTCAATGATGTGCCGATCCGGATCCCAGGCGAACATGCGCGTGAACGGCGGTATGGCTTTGGGTTGCCTGCTAAGCCCGAACACCTGATGCTCCGATGCATGCAATTGCACGGCAAGGTGCCTGCCGATCAGTCCGGTTCCGCCTGCGATCAGGATGTTCATGTGGATATCATATTGGACTTGATGGCCCGTTCTTCAATCGATACCTTTGAATGTATAAAGTTAAAAATACGTGTATTCATGAAAGCCATTTTAAAATACACCGGCCTTGTTGTATTGCTGCTGGGGAGTGTGTTGTTGTTTGCAGAAACCAACATGCACCGCGAAGACAACCTGGTGCTCGCCATCTGTTTCTTCCTGGTGGTGCTGTCGCTGTTCGCGTACGTATTTGGAAACCGTCGTACGTAAGGCGTTCCGGTTACGACTTCTTTTGCCGGATCTGTTGGGAGATCAGGTCCCATTGTTCTTTGGGAACCTCCGACATCACGTTGAACTGGCCGGCGCCTTTCAGCCATTCACCTCCGTCGATGGTCACCACTTCCCCCGTCATGTATGCTGAGAAATCAGATACCAGGTAAGAAGCAAGGTTGGCAAGTTCATGGTGTTCTCCCGCGCGTCCGAGCGGCACACGTCCTTCGGGATTGATGATCTGTTTCACGCTTTCCGGGAACAACCGCTCCCATGCACCTTTGGTAGGAAACGGTCCCGGAGCGATGGCATTCAACCGGATGTGGTAGGGTGCCCACTCCACAGCCAGTGAACGTGTAAGCGCCAGCACGCCGGCTTTTGCGCAGGCGGAAGGCACCACGTAGGCCGAGCCTGTCCACGCATATGTGGTAACAATATTCAGTACAACCGCATGCTGTTTGTCGGCGATCCATTTCTTGCCGAATGCAAGGGTGGTGTTGTAAGAACCTTTGAGTACGATGTCCACCACGGCGTCGAAGGCGCGGTTGGAAAGTTTTTCGGTCGGACTTATAAAGTTGCCGGCGGCATTGTTCACCAGTCCGGATACAGCGGGTCCGTTTGTGTTTGCCTGTTCCAGCATGGCTTCCACCTGGCTGTAGTCCCTGACATCACAAACGACGGGTTGTATTTTCGATGGGTAGATCTGATCAAGTGCTTCGGCCGTAGCTTCCAACACGTCCATTTTCCTGCTGGTGATCACCACATGCGCACCCAGGTGCAGGAAGGCTTCTGCCATTGATTTTCCCAGTCCGGTACCTCCTCCGGTAATTACGATCTTCTGACCGTTGAGACTGCCCTCGCGCAGCATCAGTTGGGAAACATCCATGTTATTCATGCTTGCGGGAGTCATTCACAGCTACGACTTCCTTCACTTGCGGAACGGCTTTTTTCATGGCTTCTTCGATACCGGCGCGCATGGTCATCGGGCTCATCGAACAACCGCAGCAGGCGCCCCACAGTTTCACCTTGACCACAAAATCTTCGGTGACTTCCTCGAGTGTAACATCACCGTCATCCGCCTGCAGGTAGGGCCGGATCAGCTCCAGTTCCTTCCTGATGATCTCGATCAGCTCGGTATGTTTGGGTGTGCTCATACACCTGTTTTCATCTGCACCTGTTCGGTGGGTGCCATGTTGGCGTTACGGATGGCCACTTCCTGTGCTACGCGTCCGGCCAGTTCGAGGAATGCCTGGGATTGGAAAGTATCTTCCTGCAATGCAGCCGGCCTCCCGGCTTCCGACGCTTCGCCGATGGATTGCACAAGCGGGATCTGTCCGAGGATGGGAAGGTCGAACTCACCGGCAAGCGTTTCTGCGCCGCCTTTTCCGAAAATGTGATAGATATGGTCTGGGAAATCGGCCGGGGAGAACCAGGCCATGTTTTCTACAAGACCGAGTACCGGTACGTTGATCTGTGGCATGCGGAACATCGCGATGCCTTTTCGTGCATCGGCCACGGCCAGTTTCTGGGGGGTGGTAACCACCACGGCGCCGGTCAGCGGAAGGGTTTGCACAAGGGTGAGGTGGATGTCGCCGGTTCCCGGAGGAAGGTCGATCAGGAGGTAGTCGAGTTCACCCCATGCCACGTCGCTGATCATTTGCTGCAGGGCTTTTGTGGCCATCGGTCCGCGCCAGGCTACTGCCTGGGAAGCTTCCGCGAAGAAGCCGATCGACATGAGTTTGACACCATAGTTCTGGACAGGTGCCATTTTCTTTTTACCGTTTTCTTCGGCCATGCCCGGGCGTTCGAATTGCACGTCGAACATGAGGGGGATGGACGGGCCGTATACATCGGCATCGATCAATCCTACCTTGGCGCCTTGCCGGGCCAGGGCCGCTGCCAGGTTGGCTGCAACCGTTGATTTGCCCACGCCGCCTTTGCCTGATGCAACGGCGATGATGTTGCGTATGCCTTCCAGCGCGGGTTTGCCTTGTGACTGGCCGGAGGTGACGTTCGAGGTCATGTTCACTTCCACCTCGGCTTCCGCATCTACGAAATGAATGATGGCATTCTCGCAGGCCCGTTGGATCATCTCTTTCATGGGGCATGCGGGTGTGGTGAGTACCACGCTGAACTTCACTTTCTTTCCGGAGATCTCCAGGTCGCGGATCATGCCCAGGGTCACCAGGTCTTTCTTGAGGTCGGGATCGTCTACGTTTCGCAGCGCATCCAGCACTGCATCTTTGTCAATGGCCATGGTAAATGTGTGATGCTTTCTCAGGAGTAAAGGTACTATTTATTAAGAATTGTTCTAAATAAGAAAGGGCGGGATGATTTGAAAATGTGTTGATGTGCCCATTTGAAAATGAGACATGGTGTGAATGATCCATGCAACTTGAGACTTGCGACTCGCGACTTATTCTATCCCCAGCTCCGTCACAGGGTCCCAGAACACCTTTTTAAAATCCAGGATCTGGTCGTCTTCCACGGTGATGCCCTCGTTCTCCAGAAGTTGTTGCATCACGGTGCCGCCGAAGTGCATCTTCCCGGTAAGCAGGCCCTGTCGGTTCACCACGCGGTGGGCGGGAACGGGTTCTTCGAGGTGGTGGCAATTGTTCATGGCCCATCCCACGATGCGAGCGGAGCGGCCACTGCCCAGGTAGCGGGCGATGGCGCCATAGGAGGTCACGCGTCCTTCGGGGATCAGGCGAACCACGGCGTATACGCGTTCAAAAAAATCGTCGGAATCTGAGGAGGTGGAGCGGGATGAAGGTGACTTCTTCATTTGGATTTCGGCGCCTTCACCTTCTCGCGCAACAGCTGGTTGATCTCTTTCAGGTAGGCATTTTCCTTGCGCAGGCTTTCCACTTCCTTCAACAGTTCGGGAATGTCTCCGGGAGCGGTTTGCGATGGCTTATAATCTTTCTTGCCGTCTTCCACGATGGCTGCGCCGGGTTTGCTGTAGTACTGAAAGAAGTCATAGCGCAACACTTCGGAGATCTTTTGCAGCAACGCGGTGTCAATGCTCTTGCGTTTGAAGATGCCATACACGTTCTGGGAAGTGGTGTTGATGCGGCGGGCAAATTCCGTTTTGCTCATGCCTGCGGTATCCAACTGTTTCCTGATGATCTGTCCGATGTGAATTCCCATGCGGCAATGGTCACAAAAAATTGTTTCATCACCTTCCGTTGAGAATCACAATTAATTTACACAAATGTAATTAATACTTACCTAAGTAAGAAAACCTAGTCGAGTGTGATTGTTTTATACATCCGGGTCCATCAATCATGGCTTGATGGTGTCTTGAATGTGTTGGGTTTGCTTCTTTTTCTTTTTCGGAGGAGGCGGCAAATCATCCGGCAACGAGAAGCGCAGGTAGTGGATGTTTTTTCCTTTTGCTAAAAAAAGCTGCTCATAATGTGTACGGATGGAACGCACCATGTCGGGGATCTCGTCCAGTGAACCGTGTACATCCTCGCATACGATTTCAGGCCGGATGCGGAGGTGTTCCAGTACTTCCATGGTGTATGCGAACAATTCGGCGCTGTCGGTTTTCAGGTGGATGCGACCGCCGGGCCGAAGGATCTTATGGTACCTGTGAAGGAAGGCGTGTCCGGTGAGCCGTTTCTTTTCCCTGCGGCTGGTGGGTTGCGGGTCGGGGAAGGTGATCCAGATGTCGCTTACCTCATCTTTGCCGAAGCATTGTTCGATGCGTTCGATGGGTGTGCGCAGGAAAGCCACGTTCCCGAGGTTTTCGTTCAGGGCCGTTTTGGCGCCACGCCAGATACGGGCCCCTTTGATGTCTACTCCGATGAAGTTGCAGTCGGGAAAGGCACGGCCCATCCCCAGGGTGTATTCCCCTTTTCCGCAACCGAGTTCAAGGGTGAGGGGTTGTTCGTTGTGGAAATGATCCCGGCTCCATTTGCCTTTCAGGAGGAATGTTGCCGCTTCTTCCGGGCGTCCCGGCTGGATCACATTCGGCAACGCGTCGTTCTCTGCATACCGGTACAATTTGCTTCTTCCCATGGCCGCAAATATAGGGGCTTTCGCCCGGATCGCCTACCTTTGGCACCGCCGCATATGTCGCAGCAACCCCGCATATTGGTCGCCCCGCTGGATTGGGGACTCGGTCATGCCACCCGGTGCATTCCGGTGGTTCATGGTTTCCTGCAAGCGGGTGCCGATGTGGTGCTGGCGGGCACAGGCGCCGGACTTGCCATTCTCCGGGAAGTGTTTCCGCACCTGACTGCCCTTGAAATTCCCGGTTATGATGTGCGCTATGCACAACGTACGCCGATGGCGCTGGCCATGGCCTGGCAAATGCCGCGGGTGATGCGTACCATCAAGGAAGAACACCATTGGCTGGATGAACAGGTATCCCGTTTCAACCTGGATGCGGTTGTTTCCGATAACCGCTACGGTTTGTGGAGTGACCGCATCCCATCTGTCTTCATCTCGCATCAGATCCACATCCAGGCGCCGGCATTTGCCGGTTCGTTGTATCGCTGGCAGCTGCGCATGATCCGGCATTTCCGGGAAATATGGGTACCGGACGATCCGGGTGAGAACAACCTCTCGGGTGATTTGTCACACGGGCAACCCCTGCCGGCGAATCTCCGCTATGTCGGGCCGCTGTCAAGGTTCAACGCACCCGATGTGAAGCCGCCGCGGAAAGGGGGCGGACTGGTGGTGTTGTCTGGCCCTGAACCCCAACGTACGATCCTGGAACATGTGCTTGCCCGTTGGTTGAAGGATCAACCGTCTCCTTATATGGTGGTTCGGGG encodes the following:
- a CDS encoding NifU family protein; translation: MIEIIRKELELIRPYLQADDGDVTLEEVTEDFVVKVKLWGACCGCSMSPMTMRAGIEEAMKKAVPQVKEVVAVNDSRKHE
- a CDS encoding TIGR01777 family protein, which produces MNILIAGGTGLIGRHLAVQLHASEHQVFGLSRQPKAIPPFTRMFAWDPDRHIIDQDATTNIDVVINLAGKSLSDNRWTNANQQEMINSRVNATLTLYEALKANDSKPSLYIGASAVGYYPTENPQANHVETDPPSDKFLGQCCVQWEEAHATVSSLGIRSAIFRIGVVLSKEGGAFPLLYKPVKLGLGAALGTGRQVLPWIHIDDLCRMLSWPINNTRVHGTYNAASPNPTTQLEFSRALAKVAGKPHFLPAVPAFLLKIVLGRKAVIVLEGSSVSCAKCLTDGFTFVHTDLEESCQNLVE
- a CDS encoding SDR family oxidoreductase, translated to MDVSQLMLREGSLNGQKIVITGGGTGLGKSMAEAFLHLGAHVVITSRKMDVLEATAEALDQIYPSKIQPVVCDVRDYSQVEAMLEQANTNGPAVSGLVNNAAGNFISPTEKLSNRAFDAVVDIVLKGSYNTTLAFGKKWIADKQHAVVLNIVTTYAWTGSAYVVPSACAKAGVLALTRSLAVEWAPYHIRLNAIAPGPFPTKGAWERLFPESVKQIINPEGRVPLGRAGEHHELANLASYLVSDFSAYMTGEVVTIDGGEWLKGAGQFNVMSEVPKEQWDLISQQIRQKKS
- a CDS encoding M4 family metallopeptidase; protein product: MKTSIPTGCIASLCILAMSSGLLHAQEITGQAAATLVPDATVVRVDPSRSSRPLFVSFDDASARHANKSGMELILSTVQAKPSDAYQLVKTEPDAMGYQHEKYQQLYKGIPVQGGEFRAHVLNGTVRSINGLYYDLGNINVTPSVPEASALQSALGFAGATKYIWQDQTEIENLRKVFEDPTLDFSPKAELWIVAPNFDASSGDFRLAYKYNIWAMEPDGRWELYVDAQTGEIIARNDLIHTADATGTAKTRYDGTQTIITDSYNGSYRLREAGRGNGIQTYNAQHGTSTGGAVDFTDSDNNWTSTANADDAGTSAHFAAEMMYDYLKKRHNRNSIDGNGFKLLGYVHWDNGWVNASWNGQYMRYGDGNGDPLTTIDIGCHEVAHGLTSESANLVYQNESGALNESFSDIFGTAVEWYATPSRGDYLIAEDIGAFRSMSNPNTYSNPDTYKGTYWETSSNDNGGVHTNSGVQNHWYYLLSEGKSGTNDNGNAYQVTGIGREKAENIAFRNLTVYLSSNSNYADSRYYSLQAAKDLYGDCSNEYAQTANAWYAVGVGDPVQCNVAPEPDFVADVTASCDGKVQFTDKSTFAPTSWAWDFGDGASSTQQNPSHTYTASGTFTVKLTATNAYGQNTDTKTSYVTISLLSPPTTQGDQVCGSGTVNLSASGSGNKYNWYDAANGGNLLYTGSPYSPSVSSTTSYWVEAVDEKAKVKGGPADNTIGTGGYFTANDLRGLFFDVTSSVYLRTVKVYANTAGDRLIEVLQGSDTGPVYASKTVTIPAGESRVTLDFYLQPGTNYFIKCTGDPTTTPSDVDLYRNDAGSTFPLNVGGVVSITGTNAGSDGYYYYFYDWEIQEKECVSERVEVVATVDPNGVNPTISADNSTVCAGDAVNMDAGSGYTAYQWSTGATTQTVTVNPTANTTYSVTVTASGGCTGNTSTSISVNPLPTPTITQDVNGTLFISGITGTHTYQWFRDGALISGATNDTYVPNVNGVYTVKVTDANGCTGESSPLTVLNVGIAQVGQDVALRLFPNPAGDQVNLSIEGKGTLQMEVINLIGETVIVKRNLPSGTHRISLAGLPDGVYMVRLIATDTQAQKVIRLVKGL
- a CDS encoding Mrp/NBP35 family ATP-binding protein, giving the protein MAIDKDAVLDALRNVDDPDLKKDLVTLGMIRDLEISGKKVKFSVVLTTPACPMKEMIQRACENAIIHFVDAEAEVEVNMTSNVTSGQSQGKPALEGIRNIIAVASGKGGVGKSTVAANLAAALARQGAKVGLIDADVYGPSIPLMFDVQFERPGMAEENGKKKMAPVQNYGVKLMSIGFFAEASQAVAWRGPMATKALQQMISDVAWGELDYLLIDLPPGTGDIHLTLVQTLPLTGAVVVTTPQKLAVADARKGIAMFRMPQINVPVLGLVENMAWFSPADFPDHIYHIFGKGGAETLAGEFDLPILGQIPLVQSIGEASEAGRPAALQEDTFQSQAFLELAGRVAQEVAIRNANMAPTEQVQMKTGV